In Desulfurispora thermophila DSM 16022, the genomic window GTCAGGGTTTCCTCAGGAAATAACAAAACACAACAAAAAGTGACAAAAATTACACAACATTCAGCCAACCAGAGCAACATTGCCGCCCGCCGGGTTGTTTACCCGGCAGGCGGTAAAAATATTCCGAAATGGATCAATACTCGTTGGGCAACTGGTTCAGTTCAGCCTTGGTAAAGACCGGACCATCCTTACAGACGTACTTGTTACCCACGTTGCAGCGGCCGCACATACCTATACCGCACTTCATGCGGTTTTCCAGTGACATGATGATTTGTTCGGGCTTAAACCCGCACTCTTCCAGTACGGGAAGGGTGAACTTGATCATCACGGGCGGACCGCAGACTATAGCCACGGCGTTCTCCGAACTGGGCGACACCTCTTTGGTCACGGCCGGTATAAAACCGGTCCGCCCCGTCCAACCTTCCACCGGGCGGTCAATAGTGCACACCAGGTCGATATCGGAGCGCTTCTCCCACTCGGCCAGTTCATCTTTATACAAGAGCAGGCCGGGATTGCGGGCACCGTAAATCACCATCAGGTTGCCATAATCCCCCCGGTGCTTGGGATCCAGGATGTAGGTAGCCAGAGCGCGTAGTGTGGTGAAGGCAAAACCACCGCCAATAATGACAATGTTTTTGCCCTTCATTTGTTCCACCGGGTAGTAATTGCCCAGCGGACCGCGCACGCCCACAATGGTACCCTCTTCCATCAAATGCAGGGCTGTGGAAACAACCCCCACCTTGGCCACGGAAAACTTCAGAAAACCGGGCTCGGTAGGAGAGGAAGCGATGCCGAAGGGAGCCTCCCCTTTGCCAAACACACATACCTCGGCAAACTGGCCGGGCATGTAGGGGAAGGATTTCTCATCTTCTTCGCTCAAAAACTGCAATGTGAAGGTGTGAATAAGCTTATCCGACGTTTCGGTGAAGTTTTTCACCAATTTCATGGGTAGCGGCAGATAAGGATTTCTCTGCATTACTTATCCAACCTCGCTTCCGACCCCAGGATATCCGCCAGCACTTCCCGGATGTCCAGATTGACGGGGCAGTTTTTAATACATCTGCCGCAGCCAACGCAAGCCGTGGCATTGAAGTTGTCAACAAAATACTTAAACTTGTGCATGACCCGCTGGCGCCAGCGCTCCTTGCCCGAAGGACGCGGGTTGTGACCGGAACCGTGCAGGGTAAAGAGCGGGAACATGCAGGCATCCCAGTTTCTTACCCGACAGCCGTTGCAATCCACCGCATCATCCACGATGTCAAAGCAATGGCAGGTGGGACAGAGATAGGTACAGGCCGCGCAACCCAGGCATTTTTCATAAATGCGGTTCCAAACCGGGTCATCGAAGCCAGCGTCCAGTTTAGCCTTGAGCCCCTCGGTATTGACCTGGCAACTCACTACAGCAGCGGCCTTGACATCCTCGGCCGCCTTCTGGTCATCAGCAGAGGCCTCGGGCAGGCCAAGTCCTGCCAGCAACTCCTTGCCCTTATCGGTCAGGGCCTGAG contains:
- a CDS encoding FAD/NAD(P)-binding protein, whose protein sequence is MQRNPYLPLPMKLVKNFTETSDKLIHTFTLQFLSEEDEKSFPYMPGQFAEVCVFGKGEAPFGIASSPTEPGFLKFSVAKVGVVSTALHLMEEGTIVGVRGPLGNYYPVEQMKGKNIVIIGGGFAFTTLRALATYILDPKHRGDYGNLMVIYGARNPGLLLYKDELAEWEKRSDIDLVCTIDRPVEGWTGRTGFIPAVTKEVSPSSENAVAIVCGPPVMIKFTLPVLEECGFKPEQIIMSLENRMKCGIGMCGRCNVGNKYVCKDGPVFTKAELNQLPNEY
- a CDS encoding 4Fe-4S dicluster domain-containing protein is translated as MIIKKSELNAVLDKLLAGYQVYAPVKEGNYAVFKQIANGGQAYLGYSNSKIPPKGILFPQSEKLYSYSVTAEGARVEEHIDGSKKVVFGIRPCDAKSITLLDFVFNNDKYTDPYYMTRRNNTVLVGLGCNQPAPTCFCTSMQSGPFASEGMDVMLVDIGEGYVAQALTDKGKELLAGLGLPEASADDQKAAEDVKAAAVVSCQVNTEGLKAKLDAGFDDPVWNRIYEKCLGCAACTYLCPTCHCFDIVDDAVDCNGCRVRNWDACMFPLFTLHGSGHNPRPSGKERWRQRVMHKFKYFVDNFNATACVGCGRCIKNCPVNLDIREVLADILGSEARLDK